The proteins below are encoded in one region of uncultured Fibrobacter sp.:
- a CDS encoding Rpn family recombination-promoting nuclease/putative transposase, which yields MTKKEYAAMLVDINETHKAGGDVSACIARYREKYKFVYIYNDSIFKLIFGNPENERMTVDFLNAVLNLCGSDCIERLAFVNPAVPGVFSKEIISDIVAMDQGMDRIVLEVQHVDDGTYSDRLVFYTAKHTVASRIKGDDYKLRNLNLVSLQMFSGFPESSNYRHHVRLKNQENEEFYKKQTITLVEIPKFLNGKYHSDNSMLAQWLRVIDGLNKEQPLPVPEGSMFAHLHKCAKLSIFTEDFLISEAKNMSDRNYELYVEKKRSRAEGRAEAEKRADDRAAKRMDFLRSMGVSEEIIAGVAAIK from the coding sequence ATGACAAAAAAAGAGTATGCGGCAATGCTTGTTGACATCAATGAGACTCACAAGGCCGGTGGCGATGTCTCCGCCTGTATTGCAAGGTATCGAGAGAAGTATAAGTTCGTCTACATCTACAACGACTCCATCTTCAAATTGATTTTCGGCAACCCTGAGAACGAGAGGATGACCGTAGACTTCCTGAATGCGGTACTCAACCTCTGCGGTAGCGATTGTATAGAGCGTCTCGCCTTCGTGAATCCTGCCGTACCCGGCGTGTTCAGTAAGGAGATTATCTCGGACATCGTGGCGATGGATCAGGGCATGGACCGCATCGTCCTTGAGGTGCAACATGTAGACGATGGAACTTATAGTGACCGCCTTGTGTTCTATACCGCGAAGCATACGGTGGCGAGTCGTATCAAAGGTGACGATTACAAACTCCGTAACTTGAATCTCGTGAGCCTCCAGATGTTCAGCGGGTTTCCCGAATCGAGCAACTATCGGCATCATGTGCGTCTGAAAAATCAAGAAAACGAGGAATTTTACAAGAAGCAGACCATCACGCTTGTCGAGATTCCCAAGTTTTTGAATGGAAAATATCATTCCGACAACAGCATGCTGGCGCAATGGCTTCGTGTAATTGACGGGCTGAACAAAGAACAACCACTCCCCGTGCCGGAAGGCTCGATGTTTGCCCACTTGCACAAATGTGCGAAATTGAGTATTTTTACAGAGGACTTCCTTATAAGCGAGGCAAAGAACATGAGCGACCGAAACTACGAATTATACGTCGAGAAGAAACGTTCCCGTGCCGAAGGACGTGCCGAAGCCGAAAAGAGAGCCGATGACCGGGCTGCCAAGCGGATGGACTTCCTCCGTTCAATGGGTGTTTCCGAAGAAATTATCGCTGGGGTGGCGGCAATTAAATAG
- a CDS encoding efflux RND transporter periplasmic adaptor subunit, producing MKKLLKFVIALAVLAAIAFGVKTFFFDSKAETVAGPLVSTKVTLETIATTISATGTLEPVDQVEVGTQVSGDISKIYVDFNSKVEKGQVIAELDKSKLKATLTQAEIAYKSAQADFKFKESTYNRVKKLSESNSASAVELETAEYNMTSAKLALERSENEVNQAKLNLSYATIKSPISGVVLKRAVEVGQTVAASMSTPTLFVIAKDLSLMKVMADVDEADIGQVKAGQRVEFTVDAFQGDKFNGTVQEVRLSPTTTSNVVTYTVVISAENPEQKLLPGMTATCTIVTQEIKDAVAIPVKALKFTPADGTPMAEPPKGMRPPHPEGDMKGPPPGKFGPPKSFKKRADGKKPSGNLVWINIDGKAAPRPVKIGISDGVNVQILKGLSVGDSVVTSQETLGTAKSEKSGASSPFMPGPPGKKKK from the coding sequence ATGAAAAAGTTACTGAAATTCGTCATCGCTCTCGCTGTTCTTGCGGCCATAGCCTTCGGAGTGAAAACATTCTTCTTTGACTCCAAAGCCGAAACTGTGGCAGGCCCGCTCGTAAGCACCAAGGTCACTCTTGAAACCATCGCCACTACGATTTCGGCGACGGGCACGCTCGAGCCGGTAGACCAGGTGGAAGTCGGCACGCAGGTATCCGGCGACATCAGCAAAATTTATGTGGACTTCAATTCCAAGGTCGAGAAGGGGCAAGTCATTGCGGAACTCGACAAGTCCAAACTCAAGGCAACGCTTACGCAGGCCGAAATCGCCTACAAGTCTGCCCAGGCGGATTTCAAGTTCAAGGAATCCACCTACAACCGCGTGAAAAAACTTTCCGAAAGCAATTCCGCAAGCGCCGTAGAACTCGAGACAGCCGAATACAACATGACCTCAGCCAAGCTCGCTCTCGAAAGGAGCGAGAACGAGGTGAACCAGGCAAAGCTCAACTTGAGCTATGCAACAATCAAGAGCCCTATCAGCGGTGTGGTGCTGAAGCGCGCTGTAGAAGTGGGCCAGACGGTGGCCGCTTCAATGAGTACGCCAACGTTATTCGTAATTGCGAAGGACCTGAGCCTGATGAAGGTCATGGCCGATGTTGACGAGGCCGATATTGGGCAAGTCAAGGCTGGCCAGCGCGTAGAATTCACGGTGGACGCATTCCAAGGCGACAAGTTCAACGGCACCGTGCAAGAAGTCCGCCTGAGCCCGACAACAACAAGCAACGTGGTGACCTACACCGTCGTAATCTCGGCAGAAAATCCCGAGCAGAAACTGCTCCCCGGCATGACGGCAACCTGCACTATCGTGACTCAAGAAATCAAGGATGCCGTGGCAATCCCGGTAAAGGCGCTTAAGTTCACGCCCGCCGACGGCACTCCGATGGCAGAACCTCCCAAGGGCATGCGCCCGCCGCACCCCGAAGGCGACATGAAGGGTCCTCCCCCAGGAAAGTTCGGCCCGCCCAAATCTTTCAAGAAGCGCGCCGATGGCAAGAAACCAAGCGGCAACCTCGTGTGGATCAATATCGACGGCAAGGCCGCCCCGCGCCCGGTCAAAATCGGCATCAGCGATGGCGTGAACGTGCAGATTCTCAAGGGTTTGTCCGTCGGCGATTCTGTCGTAACAAGCCAAGAAACGCTCGGCACTGCAAAATCCGAAAAATCTGGTGCATCTAGCCCCTTCATGCCTGGCCCCCCGGGCAAAAAGAAGAAATAA
- a CDS encoding pectinesterase family protein translates to MKSPIPSVVLLTLAGMAFAIPKHGFDFVVGVDGDFKAAKAAAAATKTSEGSHFIIFFPNGEYNLGTLTGDANQLTKFNTSHVSFIGESTEGVILFNSSIEESISKTATLQFNTADDIYMQDLTVQNKSTTCSENACRHVTIQQVGDKYVYKRVRLISGQDTYYTNKGGRTYWDEGEIRGTVDFICGDGDVFFEGTKLVPTRSKAVITAAKTTTEWGYVFDNAVIEGSFNDYFLGRSWNHAKTVFLNTHMNSTPDASGWQNPINEVPLVAAEYNSLGKDGKPMDLSNRRRAYTDKNGGSANLNPVLSESEAAKYTRANVLGGTDSWAPEKLTKQVDAPEISQSGKAVKWSDNEDALCWAVFVNGKYHSNTTSNSVKLDNIAEGSKIYVRAANSMGGLGAKSNEIVTVAATDTSVTDSATTDSIPPTPGDSVTVPGDSTTPVDSVTVPNDSTTSPSDTSITRINREHYADQPRKSQHLYTIKGQRVIMGRKKVMRVLYGK, encoded by the coding sequence ATGAAATCCCCTATTCCTAGCGTGGTTCTTTTAACCCTTGCCGGCATGGCGTTCGCCATTCCCAAGCACGGTTTTGATTTCGTTGTCGGAGTCGACGGGGATTTCAAGGCGGCCAAGGCCGCAGCGGCCGCAACAAAAACAAGCGAAGGTTCGCACTTCATCATCTTTTTCCCCAACGGCGAATACAACCTCGGCACGCTCACTGGCGATGCCAACCAACTCACGAAATTCAACACCTCGCACGTTTCGTTCATCGGCGAAAGCACCGAGGGAGTCATCCTCTTCAATAGCTCCATCGAAGAGAGCATCAGCAAGACAGCCACGCTCCAGTTCAACACGGCCGACGACATCTACATGCAAGACCTGACGGTGCAAAACAAGAGCACCACATGTAGCGAGAACGCCTGCCGCCACGTGACCATACAGCAGGTCGGCGACAAGTATGTGTACAAACGAGTGCGGCTCATTAGCGGGCAAGACACCTATTACACCAACAAGGGTGGCCGCACCTACTGGGACGAGGGAGAAATCCGCGGCACGGTAGACTTCATCTGCGGGGACGGGGACGTGTTCTTCGAGGGCACCAAGCTCGTGCCCACACGCAGCAAGGCAGTCATCACCGCCGCAAAGACCACCACCGAATGGGGCTACGTGTTCGACAACGCAGTCATCGAGGGTTCGTTCAACGACTACTTTTTAGGCCGTTCCTGGAACCATGCGAAAACAGTCTTCTTGAACACGCACATGAATTCCACGCCAGATGCTTCGGGTTGGCAGAACCCGATCAACGAAGTTCCGCTGGTCGCCGCAGAATACAACAGCCTAGGCAAAGACGGGAAACCGATGGACCTCAGTAACCGCCGCCGCGCCTACACCGACAAGAATGGGGGCTCGGCAAACCTGAACCCGGTGCTGAGCGAATCGGAAGCGGCCAAATACACGCGCGCAAACGTCTTGGGCGGCACGGACTCCTGGGCACCGGAAAAACTGACCAAACAAGTCGACGCACCTGAAATTTCGCAAAGCGGCAAGGCCGTCAAATGGAGCGACAACGAAGACGCCCTCTGCTGGGCGGTGTTCGTGAACGGCAAGTACCATTCCAACACGACAAGCAACAGCGTCAAGCTCGACAACATTGCCGAAGGCTCCAAAATCTATGTGCGTGCGGCCAACTCCATGGGCGGCCTCGGGGCCAAGTCAAACGAAATCGTCACAGTCGCAGCGACCGACACTAGCGTTACCGACAGCGCAACTACCGACAGCATCCCGCCTACACCTGGCGACTCTGTCACCGTTCCGGGCGACTCCACCACTCCAGTCGATTCTGTCACCGTCCCGAACGATTCAACAACCTCCCCCAGCGACACGAGCATCACGCGGATAAATAGGGAACATTACGCAGACCAGCCGCGCAAGTCGCAACATTTGTACACAATCAAAGGGCAGCGCGTCATCATGGGGCGCAAAAAGGTCATGCGAGTCCTTTACGGGAAATAA